ATCGATGCCAGTCGTAAGGATCACAATCACCAACCGTTGAGGCCGAGTTGGGAGCAAGCGACCCTACCGCGCGGTAGCTTCCATGACCTTTTTGAAAAGTTCAGCGGAGCGTCCCTTTGGATCCTCGCGGAAAAGCTTTTCCTGGTTGGCCATCACACCGAAAAACTTGCCCATGAGCTCATCGGTTAAATATCCTTCAATATCGAAATTGGTGGGAAGATTAACTCCTGTCATCGCAGAAACTTGTCCGAGGAGTCCACCCGTGTCTTCAGGGAGTGCCCCTTTGATTTTGTCGATCCATTCCTGGGCACCGTAATCCTTAACAGCCGTTTTCACATAGGGGATCAAACTATCCTTGAGTTTGGAGCTGGCTGCTGATTCCAAATAACGGGTCATCGAATCGTCGCCACCTTTGATGATTGATTCCACATCTGGGAGGTTCAAAGAGCTGATTGTGTCACTAATGGTGTCTTTATAACCTCCTAGCGCATCTGCTGCAGAGTCATTTAAAGAAGAAGTGAATCCTTTAAATAAATCCGAATTTCCAGTAGCCGCTAGAGCACCCTGGACTTTTTCGAAAGATTCTGGAATCTCAATAGCTTTCTCGGTTTTCGCTAAGTTGGTGATTTCAGCAACCGTGTTTTTGGAAATGACCTGAATTGCATCAACGACAGCGGCCTGCATATTCTCCATGGTTGGTTCGGCGGAAGGCGCTTCCTTTTTCCCTTCACTACTTGCCGAGCTGGCCGAATC
This portion of the Verrucomicrobiota bacterium genome encodes:
- a CDS encoding DUF4197 family protein, whose amino-acid sequence is MNKIISNFRELVSVSTFVFIAASLLFHGCGGSKDSASSASSEGKKEAPSAEPTMENMQAAVVDAIQVISKNTVAEITNLAKTEKAIEIPESFEKVQGALAATGNSDLFKGFTSSLNDSAADALGGYKDTISDTISSLNLPDVESIIKGGDDSMTRYLESAASSKLKDSLIPYVKTAVKDYGAQEWIDKIKGALPEDTGGLLGQVSAMTGVNLPTNFDIEGYLTDELMGKFFGVMANQEKLFREDPKGRSAELFKKVMEATAR